From a single Anaerolineaceae bacterium oral taxon 439 genomic region:
- a CDS encoding tRNA (adenosine(37)-N6)-threonylcarbamoyltransferase complex dimerization subunit type 1 TsaB — protein sequence MILAIDTSTAMISVALYDGSTILGEFTWKSPNRHSTVLAPAVGSLFRKTGVHFSDLSALAVALGPGSFTSLRIGLAFAKGINAALNIPIVGVPTLSYFAASQQTSRATICAVLTAGREKYATQFFENKANGCAAISEIDVHTIESLSAVIVAPTVITGEVTGEMRTALRRSQNRNIRFSSPGFELRRAGFLAVQAWKLFRKGAYESGDGLTPIYLHTNGPAIRAGA from the coding sequence ATGATATTAGCGATAGATACCTCGACGGCGATGATCAGCGTTGCGCTTTACGACGGATCGACAATCCTCGGCGAGTTCACCTGGAAAAGCCCGAACCGTCATTCAACCGTCCTCGCCCCCGCTGTCGGGAGCCTCTTCCGGAAAACCGGCGTCCACTTCAGCGATTTATCTGCGTTGGCGGTCGCGCTGGGGCCCGGCTCGTTTACGAGCCTGCGGATCGGGCTGGCGTTCGCGAAAGGAATCAACGCAGCGCTGAATATCCCGATCGTCGGCGTCCCGACGCTCTCCTATTTCGCCGCGTCGCAGCAAACGTCGCGCGCGACGATCTGCGCCGTGTTGACCGCCGGACGGGAAAAATACGCGACGCAGTTTTTTGAAAACAAGGCGAACGGATGCGCCGCGATTTCGGAAATCGACGTGCATACGATCGAGTCTTTATCGGCGGTCATCGTCGCGCCGACGGTAATTACCGGCGAAGTCACGGGCGAAATGCGGACCGCGCTGCGGCGGAGCCAGAACCGCAATATCCGTTTCTCTTCGCCGGGCTTCGAGCTCCGACGCGCCGGATTCTTAGCGGTCCAGGCATGGAAACTGTTCAGGAAGGGCGCGTATGAAAGCGGCGACGGACTGACGCCGATTTACCTGCATACGAACGGGCCTGCCATCCGCGCCGGGGCATGA
- a CDS encoding D-tyrosyl-tRNA(Tyr) deacylase, with protein MKAVIQRVSHASVSVGGALLSRIDAGLLILLGIRKGDSAEQVSAMARKIAALRIFTDAEGKMNLSVLDIAGAALVVSQFTLCANTRKGNRPSFVEAEKPERAEGLVNDFADELRRLGVPTQTGKFGASMQVELLNDGPVTIVLES; from the coding sequence ATGAAAGCAGTTATCCAACGTGTATCGCATGCGTCCGTCAGCGTCGGCGGAGCGCTTCTATCCAGGATCGACGCAGGCCTGCTGATCCTGTTGGGGATCCGCAAGGGAGACAGCGCCGAGCAGGTTTCAGCGATGGCGCGGAAGATTGCCGCATTGCGGATTTTTACCGACGCGGAAGGGAAAATGAACTTATCGGTTCTCGATATCGCTGGCGCGGCGCTCGTCGTGTCGCAGTTTACCCTCTGCGCCAATACCCGGAAGGGGAACCGTCCCTCGTTCGTCGAGGCTGAAAAACCGGAGCGGGCGGAAGGCCTGGTGAACGATTTCGCGGACGAGCTTCGCCGGCTCGGCGTCCCGACGCAGACCGGGAAATTCGGCGCGTCGATGCAGGTTGAGCTGCTGAACGACGGTCCGGTAACGATTGTTTTGGAAAGCTAA
- a CDS encoding alpha-amylase, whose amino-acid sequence MAWYDEAIFYHIYPLGLTGAPARNDGSAAGRRLNTLVPWIAHLRTLGCSALYIGPLFESVGHGYETTDYRKLDSRLGTNEDLKAFVAECHSQRVRVVFDGVFNHTGREFFAFRDILANRENSPYRDWYGGVDFNGNNGFGDGFSCENWGGDDALPKLNHRNPQVRSYLLDAVRFWVEAFDVDGIRLDAADVLDFGFMRELRRLSDAVKPDFWLMGEVIHGNYGEWVNGTTLHSVTNYQLYKALYSGHNDRNYFEIAHTVRSLIQRLGETAYRLYNFVDNHDVERIYTRLADKKNFKPVHLLLYSLPGIPSIYYGSEFGIEGRKERFSDESLRPALDLSEASAAAKASGSMALIQALGSIRRSTPALRDGAYTELLLTNRQYAFSRANGDETALIAVNNDDQPARVEVAASGRFIEALTGEIREASDGRLPLDLGGNDGQIWIRSRAGS is encoded by the coding sequence ATGGCATGGTACGACGAGGCGATTTTTTACCATATTTATCCGTTGGGGCTGACCGGCGCGCCGGCCCGGAACGACGGTTCGGCGGCAGGGCGCCGGCTGAATACGCTGGTCCCATGGATCGCGCATCTGCGTACGCTTGGCTGCAGCGCGCTGTATATCGGACCGCTTTTTGAATCGGTCGGGCATGGATACGAGACGACGGATTACCGGAAGCTGGATTCGCGGCTGGGGACGAACGAGGACCTGAAAGCGTTTGTGGCGGAATGTCATTCGCAGCGGGTGCGCGTCGTCTTCGACGGCGTCTTCAATCATACCGGGCGCGAATTCTTCGCCTTCCGCGATATCCTGGCGAACCGGGAGAACTCGCCGTACCGGGACTGGTACGGCGGCGTCGATTTCAACGGGAATAACGGATTTGGCGACGGGTTTTCCTGTGAGAATTGGGGCGGGGACGACGCGTTACCCAAACTGAATCACCGCAATCCGCAGGTTCGGTCTTACCTGCTGGACGCGGTCCGGTTCTGGGTTGAGGCGTTCGATGTCGACGGGATTCGGCTGGACGCTGCCGACGTGCTCGATTTTGGCTTCATGCGCGAGCTTCGGCGGCTGTCCGACGCGGTGAAACCGGATTTCTGGCTTATGGGCGAGGTCATCCATGGGAACTACGGCGAATGGGTAAACGGAACCACGCTGCATTCCGTAACCAACTATCAGCTGTATAAAGCGTTGTATTCCGGTCATAACGACCGCAACTATTTTGAGATCGCGCATACGGTCCGATCGCTGATCCAGCGGCTTGGCGAAACGGCGTATCGTCTATATAACTTTGTCGATAATCATGACGTCGAGCGGATTTATACGAGGCTCGCCGATAAGAAAAATTTTAAACCGGTCCATCTTCTCTTATATTCTCTTCCCGGAATTCCTTCAATTTATTACGGATCGGAGTTCGGGATCGAAGGGCGGAAGGAACGGTTTTCCGACGAAAGCCTGCGTCCCGCGCTGGACCTTTCGGAAGCGTCGGCCGCGGCGAAGGCGAGCGGCTCCATGGCGCTGATCCAGGCGCTGGGAAGTATCAGGCGCAGTACGCCGGCCCTGCGGGACGGGGCGTATACGGAACTGCTGCTGACGAACCGGCAGTACGCTTTTTCGCGCGCCAACGGGGACGAGACGGCGCTGATCGCGGTCAACAACGACGATCAGCCGGCGCGCGTCGAAGTCGCGGCGTCCGGCCGTTTTATCGAAGCGCTGACTGGCGAAATCCGGGAAGCTTCGGACGGGCGGCTGCCGCTGGACCTTGGAGGGAACGATGGTCAGATCTGGATCAGGAGCAGAGCCGGATCGTAA
- a CDS encoding peptidylprolyl isomerase: MTEKKYSKQPDFSLDLKSTYTAILHTDLGDIKVRLFADLVPTTVNNFVFLSREGFYNGTIFHRVIKDFMAQGGDPTGTGRGGPGYQFRDEFNAKLRHDKPGVLSMANAGPNTNGSQFFITFVPTPWLDNKHTVFGEVTEGMDVVLSIPERDPRYQTKAGKLISIEIIEEKS, encoded by the coding sequence ATGACAGAAAAGAAATATTCAAAACAGCCAGATTTCAGTCTCGACCTGAAATCAACCTATACCGCAATCCTCCACACCGACCTCGGCGATATCAAGGTCAGACTTTTCGCCGATCTTGTTCCAACAACGGTTAATAACTTTGTCTTCCTTTCGAGGGAAGGTTTTTACAACGGAACCATCTTCCACCGAGTCATCAAAGACTTCATGGCGCAGGGCGGCGATCCAACCGGAACCGGCAGAGGCGGACCGGGGTATCAGTTTCGCGACGAATTCAACGCGAAGCTGCGTCACGATAAACCTGGAGTCCTTTCCATGGCAAACGCCGGTCCCAATACCAACGGATCCCAGTTCTTCATCACATTCGTCCCCACGCCCTGGCTTGACAATAAGCACACAGTTTTCGGCGAGGTCACAGAAGGAATGGATGTTGTGTTATCCATTCCGGAACGGGATCCGCGCTATCAGACGAAAGCGGGAAAATTGATTTCTATCGAAATTATCGAAGAAAAAAGTTAA
- a CDS encoding GTPase Era, translating to MTETLLNSNDEIPHAAEPFKSGYVAVVGRPNVGKSTLTNRLLGQKIAAVSPRPQTTQRNQLSIITTDSAQLILIDTPGIHRAKNKLGEIMNDAAKGTFTDADWILWIVDASERISADDTAIAETFRKLNLSGSVIVALNKIDLLRGKSRENPGADFRSALPGASFIEISAQTGMGCAELLKTLIERLPEGPRFFDPDQITDLYEREIVRDLIREALLMNLDEEIPHSIGVRIDEFVDRSDTQSYIQATLLLDREAHKSIVIGRNGSMLKKIGTDARVEIEKLLDRKAYLELRVKTAKNWMNNPAVLKTMGFQPDRGGRR from the coding sequence ATGACCGAAACGCTGCTGAATTCGAACGATGAGATCCCCCACGCGGCGGAGCCGTTTAAATCGGGCTACGTCGCCGTCGTCGGCCGACCGAACGTCGGGAAATCGACGCTGACGAACCGCCTTTTAGGCCAGAAAATCGCCGCCGTCTCCCCCCGTCCTCAGACGACGCAGCGGAACCAGCTCAGTATTATCACGACCGACAGCGCGCAGCTGATCCTGATCGACACGCCGGGAATCCACCGCGCGAAGAATAAGCTGGGCGAGATCATGAACGACGCGGCCAAAGGGACGTTTACCGACGCGGACTGGATCCTCTGGATCGTCGACGCGTCCGAACGGATCAGCGCCGACGACACGGCGATCGCGGAAACGTTTCGAAAATTGAACCTGTCCGGGAGCGTTATCGTCGCGCTGAATAAAATCGACCTCCTCCGCGGGAAGAGCCGCGAGAATCCCGGCGCGGACTTCCGAAGCGCGCTTCCCGGCGCGTCGTTTATTGAGATTTCAGCGCAAACCGGCATGGGCTGCGCCGAACTGCTGAAAACGCTGATCGAACGGCTCCCGGAAGGTCCGCGCTTCTTCGACCCGGACCAGATCACCGACCTGTACGAGCGCGAGATCGTCCGCGACCTGATCCGCGAAGCGCTGCTGATGAACCTTGACGAAGAAATCCCACATTCGATCGGCGTCCGGATCGACGAATTTGTCGACCGAAGCGATACGCAGTCGTACATTCAGGCGACGCTCCTCCTCGACCGCGAAGCGCATAAAAGCATCGTCATCGGTCGGAACGGATCGATGTTGAAAAAAATCGGGACCGACGCGCGCGTCGAGATCGAGAAGCTTCTCGATCGGAAGGCGTACCTGGAGCTGCGGGTGAAGACGGCGAAGAACTGGATGAATAACCCGGCCGTGCTGAAAACGATGGGGTTCCAGCCGGACCGAGGCGGGAGGCGATAA
- a CDS encoding glycosyl transferase: protein MYLSVISPIYNEYENIPLLYNAVVKALAGIEDWELVLVDDGSGDRSFETLAELADRDPDHVRVIQLRRNFGQTAAIAAGVDFAKGDLIALIDADMQNDPADIPMMIEKLNEGYDVVSGWRKSRKDNASRRLPSKIANWLIGKVTGVPLHDYGCTLKIYRREVLTGFRLYGEMHRFIPAFANSVGAKIVEVVVLHHPRRFGKPKYGLERTLKVVLDLFTVKFLTSFSAKPIYLFGGLGISLMLIGLAAFLILAIRRLGWGVSVVASPLFSISIMIFILGVISVFMGLIAELLTRAYYESQDKKTYTIRETRNIGNGSSGSCRG, encoded by the coding sequence ATGTACTTATCCGTTATCTCTCCGATTTATAACGAATACGAAAATATTCCGCTCCTGTATAACGCCGTCGTGAAGGCGCTCGCCGGGATAGAGGATTGGGAACTGGTTCTTGTTGACGATGGATCCGGCGATCGATCTTTTGAAACGCTGGCGGAGCTGGCGGATCGGGATCCGGATCATGTCCGCGTCATCCAGCTGCGCCGCAACTTCGGACAGACCGCGGCGATCGCCGCTGGCGTTGATTTCGCGAAGGGCGACCTGATTGCGTTGATCGACGCTGACATGCAGAACGATCCTGCCGATATTCCGATGATGATCGAGAAGCTGAACGAGGGTTACGACGTCGTCAGCGGGTGGCGGAAGTCGCGGAAGGATAACGCTTCCCGGAGGCTGCCGTCGAAAATCGCGAACTGGCTGATCGGGAAGGTTACCGGCGTCCCGCTGCATGACTATGGCTGCACGCTGAAGATTTATCGCCGCGAGGTGCTGACCGGCTTCCGGCTTTATGGCGAAATGCACCGGTTCATTCCCGCGTTCGCCAATTCGGTCGGCGCGAAGATTGTCGAAGTCGTCGTCCTTCATCATCCGCGACGATTCGGAAAACCGAAATACGGGCTGGAACGGACGCTGAAAGTCGTTCTCGATTTATTCACGGTGAAGTTCCTGACGTCGTTTTCCGCGAAACCGATTTACCTGTTCGGCGGTCTGGGAATTTCGCTGATGCTGATCGGGCTGGCTGCGTTCCTGATCTTAGCGATCCGTCGGCTGGGCTGGGGCGTTTCGGTCGTCGCTTCTCCGCTTTTCTCGATCAGTATCATGATTTTTATTTTGGGCGTGATTTCGGTTTTTATGGGACTGATCGCCGAGCTCCTGACGCGCGCGTACTATGAGTCGCAGGATAAGAAGACGTACACGATTCGCGAGACGCGGAATATCGGGAATGGTTCGTCTGGATCGTGCCGCGGATGA
- a CDS encoding ribosomal-protein-alanine N-acetyltransferase, whose amino-acid sequence MNYTIEKMTGDDVRAVREIDSRSAALPWPLSSYEYEVRHNLAGRATVARSRDGLILGFLMAWLIVDEFHVANIAVDTPFRRLGIGYALMRQGLIAANRDNARQSFLEVRISNRPAIELYEKIGYETVSIRKGYYRDNNEDALNMNLFPAQYQAFIERETQQT is encoded by the coding sequence ATGAACTATACGATCGAAAAAATGACCGGGGACGACGTCCGCGCGGTCAGGGAAATCGATTCACGTTCGGCGGCGCTGCCATGGCCGCTCTCATCGTACGAATATGAGGTCAGGCACAACCTCGCCGGACGCGCTACCGTCGCCAGATCGCGGGACGGACTGATCCTCGGGTTCCTGATGGCCTGGCTGATCGTCGACGAGTTTCATGTCGCCAATATCGCCGTCGACACGCCGTTCCGCCGGCTGGGGATTGGGTACGCGCTGATGCGGCAGGGGCTGATCGCCGCGAACCGCGACAACGCCAGGCAATCGTTTTTAGAAGTCCGGATCAGCAACCGACCAGCGATCGAACTGTACGAGAAAATCGGCTATGAAACGGTCTCGATCCGGAAAGGCTATTACCGCGATAATAACGAAGACGCGCTGAACATGAATTTATTTCCAGCGCAGTATCAGGCTTTTATCGAAAGGGAGACCCAGCAGACATGA
- a CDS encoding ferredoxin translates to MAYRISDACIACGACAAECPVEAISEGDIYVIDESTCIDCGNCANVCPVGAPAPTE, encoded by the coding sequence ATGGCTTACAGAATTTCAGATGCTTGTATTGCGTGCGGCGCCTGCGCCGCGGAATGCCCGGTTGAAGCGATTTCCGAAGGCGATATTTACGTCATCGACGAATCAACCTGCATCGATTGTGGAAACTGCGCAAATGTTTGCCCGGTTGGCGCTCCGGCTCCGACCGAATAA
- a CDS encoding tRNA (adenosine(37)-N6)-threonylcarbamoyltransferase complex ATPase subunit type 1 TsaE, producing MPILDPFSLELFSRNPDQTRRFGMRFGALIEPGDVVCFHGGLGAGKTTFIQGIAQGWGSLDPVSSPTFVLINEYRRADGNLLFHMDAYRIGSVYEAEDLDLERLWTGGALLVEWSERIEAVLPADRLLIDMKTISEETRRITFVPSGEKYRKTVDLFRKRSFGV from the coding sequence ATGCCGATTCTTGACCCGTTCAGTCTTGAACTTTTCAGCCGCAACCCCGACCAGACGCGCCGGTTCGGAATGCGTTTTGGCGCGCTGATCGAGCCGGGGGACGTCGTCTGCTTTCATGGCGGTCTCGGCGCGGGAAAAACGACGTTTATTCAGGGAATCGCGCAGGGATGGGGAAGTCTCGACCCGGTCAGCAGTCCGACTTTCGTCCTGATCAACGAATACCGCCGCGCGGACGGGAACCTTCTCTTTCATATGGACGCTTATCGGATCGGGAGCGTTTACGAAGCGGAGGATTTAGATCTCGAACGCCTCTGGACGGGAGGCGCGCTGCTGGTGGAATGGTCCGAGCGGATCGAGGCCGTTCTCCCCGCTGACCGGCTCCTGATCGACATGAAAACCATTTCCGAAGAAACGAGGCGGATAACGTTCGTTCCTTCCGGCGAAAAATATCGAAAAACGGTCGACCTTTTCCGAAAACGATCGTTCGGAGTTTAG
- a CDS encoding excinuclease ABC subunit C: MAVSEKIANILATLPDRPGCYLMKDREDQLLYVGKAVNLKNRVRSYFHSPGQQTQKTRRMVSLIDHIEWIVVDSELEALILEMNLIKKNRPPFNVQLKDDKRYPYIKISFQDPYPKISVTRQLESDGARYFGPYTSVWAVNQTLDLLRRIFPYHTCDRDLTGADQRACLYYDIKLCPAPCTGKISRDDYRASMENIASFLSGDTDEIIDSLTAKMNDDAEALRYEAAAIRRDQIRAIERVVERQRIVTTDELNSDVLAMARIENEACVQVFFIRKGKLIGQDYFIMNETEDENDEEILSGFIKQFYSKSVNVPDRMYLPIEIEERRIIQQWLRQDRRNPKVQLQVPKSGNPKELVSMATENAIETLRALKTQWANDTHKQSQSLAELETALELPRTPNRIECYDISNTQGTLSVGSMVVFEQGIPRKAHYRRFNIKTVEGPNDFESMTEVLTRRLKRWQSAQEKDNRTGGRIDESFALLPDLIIMDGGKGQLGRAVEVLREFDLFGRISVVGLAKREEELFRPFESDPILLPRRSEGLYLVQRVRDEAHRFAITAHRNRRTRSGLTSELEKIPGIGPVKRKALMKKFGSTEGIAKATAFELTRVSGITQSNADAIRAYFGGE, encoded by the coding sequence ATGGCGGTTTCAGAAAAAATCGCGAATATTCTGGCGACGCTCCCCGATCGTCCGGGCTGCTACCTGATGAAGGACCGGGAGGACCAGCTCCTCTACGTCGGAAAAGCGGTCAATCTTAAAAACCGCGTCCGCTCTTATTTTCATTCTCCAGGGCAGCAGACGCAGAAAACGCGGCGCATGGTCAGCCTCATCGATCATATCGAATGGATCGTCGTCGATTCGGAGCTCGAGGCGCTGATCCTCGAAATGAACCTGATTAAGAAGAACCGCCCGCCGTTCAACGTTCAGCTTAAAGACGATAAACGCTACCCGTATATTAAGATTTCGTTTCAGGACCCGTATCCGAAAATCAGCGTGACACGCCAGCTCGAATCCGACGGCGCGCGCTACTTCGGCCCGTATACTTCGGTTTGGGCGGTCAATCAGACGCTCGACCTGCTGCGGCGGATTTTCCCGTATCATACCTGCGATCGCGATCTGACCGGCGCGGATCAGCGCGCCTGCCTGTACTACGATATCAAGCTCTGTCCCGCCCCCTGTACCGGGAAGATCAGCCGTGACGATTACCGCGCGTCGATGGAGAATATCGCGTCGTTCCTGTCCGGCGATACCGACGAAATCATCGATTCGTTGACGGCGAAGATGAACGATGACGCGGAGGCGCTTCGTTACGAAGCGGCGGCGATTCGCAGGGATCAGATTCGCGCGATCGAGCGCGTCGTCGAGCGCCAGCGGATCGTGACGACCGATGAGCTGAATTCGGACGTGCTCGCCATGGCGCGGATCGAGAACGAAGCCTGCGTTCAGGTTTTCTTTATCCGAAAGGGGAAGCTCATCGGTCAGGACTATTTCATCATGAACGAAACCGAGGACGAGAACGACGAAGAAATCCTTTCCGGCTTTATTAAGCAGTTCTACTCGAAATCGGTAAACGTTCCCGACAGGATGTACCTGCCGATCGAGATTGAAGAACGGCGGATTATTCAGCAATGGCTTCGGCAGGATCGGCGCAATCCGAAGGTTCAGCTCCAGGTCCCGAAAAGCGGGAACCCGAAAGAGCTCGTCAGCATGGCGACCGAGAACGCGATCGAGACGCTGCGCGCGCTGAAGACGCAGTGGGCCAACGATACCCATAAGCAGAGTCAGTCTCTTGCGGAGTTGGAAACCGCGCTGGAGCTTCCGCGGACCCCGAATCGGATCGAATGCTACGATATTTCGAATACGCAGGGGACGCTCTCGGTCGGATCGATGGTCGTTTTTGAGCAGGGTATTCCGCGCAAGGCCCATTACCGGCGTTTTAATATCAAAACGGTCGAAGGACCGAATGACTTCGAATCGATGACAGAGGTGCTGACGAGGCGGCTGAAACGCTGGCAGTCGGCTCAGGAAAAGGATAACAGGACCGGCGGGAGGATCGACGAATCGTTCGCGCTCCTTCCCGACCTGATTATCATGGACGGCGGTAAGGGACAGCTCGGACGCGCGGTCGAGGTCCTCCGTGAGTTCGACCTCTTCGGGCGGATTTCCGTCGTCGGACTGGCGAAGCGGGAGGAAGAACTTTTCCGTCCGTTCGAATCGGATCCGATCCTGCTTCCGCGCCGATCGGAGGGGCTTTACCTCGTTCAGCGGGTTCGAGACGAGGCCCATCGCTTCGCAATCACAGCGCATCGCAACCGCCGGACCAGATCCGGACTGACGTCCGAATTGGAGAAAATTCCCGGAATCGGCCCGGTCAAGCGCAAGGCGCTGATGAAAAAGTTCGGATCGACCGAGGGAATCGCCAAAGCGACTGCCTTTGAGCTGACGCGTGTCTCCGGAATTACGCAGTCGAACGCTGACGCGATCCGCGCCTATTTCGGTGGGGAGTAG